The Suncus etruscus isolate mSunEtr1 chromosome 14, mSunEtr1.pri.cur, whole genome shotgun sequence genome contains a region encoding:
- the LOC126027635 gene encoding zinc finger protein 829-like, translated as MAGTEGSEGFCYSQPAVISLLEQGRKPTQMVDKELTRGHCSELISHENNILSLKKSHFSQVLFTHEGMPTYIQPTFLTPYPENVNEEKSCEWNICRETFTQNSQFIQHPKTHAAEKLYGCKECGKLFSRGSLVTRHQRVHTGEKPYECKECGKSFSCSSYFSQHQRIHTGEKPYECKQCGKTFNYCSNLNDHQRIHTGLKPYECYVCGKAFAKSSQLFPHIRVHTGEKPYECTVCGKGFTQHSRLTQHLRMHTGEKPYECQECGKAFSSVSSLTNHHRIHTGKKVYECNECGKAFIQSSELIQHLRIHTDEKPYECNQCGKAFNRSSNLTRHQRIHTGEKPYQCKECGKGFGSSSDLLRHEGIHTG; from the exons GATTTTGCTATTCTCAGCCAGCTGTAATCTCCCTACTGGAACAAGGGAGAAAGCCCACCCAGATGGTTGACAAAGAGTTGACTAGAGGCCATTGTTCAG aactCATATCACATGAAAACAACATATTATCTCTAAAGAAGAGCCATTTCAGTCAAGTACTATTTACCCATGAAGGCATGCCAACTTATATTCAGCCCACATTTTTAACTCCATATCCAGAAAATGTTAATGAAGAAAAGTCTTGTGAATGGAACATTTGCAGAGAGACCTTTACTCAGAACTCACAGTTTATTCAGCATCCAAAAACTCATGCTGCTGAAAAGCTCTATGGATGTAAGGAGTGTGGGAAATTATTTAGTCGTGGGTCACTTGTTACTCGCCATCAGCGGGTTCACACAGGAGAAAAACCTTATGAATGTAAGGAATGTGGCAAGTCTTTTAGTTGTAGTTCATATTTTTCTCAACATCAGAGAATTCACACCGGTGAGAAACCCTATGAATGTAAACAATGTGGGAAAACCTTTAATTATTGTTCAAATCTTAATGATCATCAGAGAATTCACACAGGTTTAAAACCTTATGAATGTTACGTATGTGGAAAAGCCTTTGCTAAGAGTTCACAACTTTTCCCACATATCAGAGTCCATACTGGTGAGAAACCTTATGAGTGTACAGTGTGTGGAAAAGGATTTACTCAACACTCAAGACTTACTCAGCATCTGAGAATGCACACTGGTGAGAAACCTTATGAGTGTCAGGAATGTGGAAAGGCCTTTAGTAGTGTCTCCTCTCTTACTAACCATCACAGAATTCATACTGGGAAGAAAGTTTATGAATGTAATGAATGCGGAAAGGCCTTTATTCAGAGCTCAGAACTTATTCAGCATCTTAGAATTCATACAGATGAAAAGCCTTATGAATGTAATCAATGTGGGAAGGCTTTTAATAGAAGTTCCAATCTTACCAGGCATCAAAGAattcacacaggagagaaacccTATCAATGTAAGGAATGTGGAAAGGGCTTTGGTAGTAGCTCTGACCTCCTTCGCCATGAAGGAATTCACACTGGGTGA